Proteins from a genomic interval of Amycolatopsis sp. cg13:
- a CDS encoding acetyl-CoA C-acetyltransferase, whose amino-acid sequence MPEAVIVSAARSPIGRAYKGSLKDLRPDDLAAQMVEAALAAVPEVGRIDDLMLGCAQPAGEQAYNLGRMVALRLGLDAAPGTTVHRYCASSLQTTRMAMHAIRAGEGDVFVSAGVECVSRFSQGKADGMPDTKNPLYADAMAVTEKRAGGGLQWTDPREDGALPDVYIAMGETAENVADHCGVSRKDQDAFAVRSQNLAEAAGEFWQKDITPVTLPDGTVVSADDGPRAGVTLEKVSQLKPVFRPDGTVTAANCCPLNDGAAALVVMSDVRARELGIQPLARIVATGVSALSPEIMGLGPVEASQQALTRAGLSVKDVDLVEMNEAFAAQVLPCVDQLGLDLDRVNVHGGAIALGHPFGSTGARMATTLLHGLQERDATFGLETMCAAGGQGMAMVLERLA is encoded by the coding sequence GTGCCCGAAGCCGTGATCGTCTCCGCCGCCCGCTCGCCGATCGGGCGGGCGTACAAGGGCTCGCTCAAAGACCTGCGGCCGGACGACCTCGCCGCGCAGATGGTCGAAGCCGCGCTGGCGGCGGTCCCGGAGGTCGGCCGGATCGACGACCTGATGCTCGGCTGCGCGCAACCGGCCGGGGAACAGGCGTACAACCTGGGCCGGATGGTCGCGCTGCGGCTCGGCCTCGACGCGGCGCCCGGCACGACTGTGCACCGGTACTGCGCGTCTTCGCTGCAGACCACGCGAATGGCGATGCACGCGATCCGCGCGGGCGAGGGTGATGTGTTCGTGTCCGCGGGCGTCGAGTGCGTTTCGCGGTTCTCCCAAGGCAAAGCCGACGGCATGCCGGACACGAAGAACCCGTTGTACGCCGACGCGATGGCGGTGACGGAGAAGCGCGCAGGCGGCGGTCTGCAGTGGACAGACCCGCGGGAAGACGGTGCGCTGCCGGACGTTTACATCGCGATGGGCGAGACCGCGGAGAACGTTGCTGACCATTGTGGAGTGTCCCGAAAGGACCAGGACGCGTTCGCCGTGCGCAGCCAGAACCTCGCCGAGGCGGCGGGGGAGTTCTGGCAGAAGGACATCACTCCGGTGACTTTGCCGGACGGCACGGTGGTGTCCGCCGACGACGGTCCGCGGGCGGGCGTGACGCTGGAGAAGGTATCTCAACTCAAGCCGGTGTTCCGACCAGACGGGACGGTTACCGCGGCCAACTGCTGTCCGCTGAACGACGGCGCGGCCGCGCTCGTGGTGATGAGCGACGTCCGGGCGCGCGAGCTGGGCATTCAGCCGCTGGCGAGGATCGTCGCCACCGGGGTGTCCGCGTTGAGTCCGGAGATCATGGGGCTGGGCCCGGTCGAGGCGAGCCAGCAGGCGTTGACGCGGGCCGGACTGTCCGTCAAGGACGTCGACCTGGTCGAGATGAACGAAGCCTTCGCCGCGCAAGTGCTGCCGTGCGTCGACCAGCTGGGCCTGGACCTCGACCGCGTCAACGTGCACGGCGGCGCGATCGCGCTGGGCCACCCGTTCGGTTCGACCGGCGCGCGGATGGCGACGACGCTGCTGCACGGCCTCCAGGAGCGGGACGCGACCTTCGGTCTGGAGACGATGTGCGCGGCAGGCGGACAGGGCATGGCGATGGTGTTGGAACGGCTCGCCTGA
- a CDS encoding flavin reductase family protein → MDSVVIDPPVLYPGTPVVLLSSANADGTTNLAPMSSAWVLGRTAVLGFGSTGHTFANLRDRPDCVLNYPSAELWPAVERLAGLTGAPVVPEHKAGQFRTERDKFGANRLTPLPADLVAVDRVAECPLQVECRVTAARHPGDPAVGIVEPSLAGRSAPRRLA, encoded by the coding sequence ATGGATTCCGTCGTGATCGACCCGCCGGTGCTCTACCCCGGCACCCCCGTCGTCTTGCTGTCCAGCGCGAACGCCGACGGGACGACCAACCTGGCCCCGATGTCGTCGGCGTGGGTGCTCGGCCGCACCGCCGTGCTCGGCTTCGGCAGCACCGGCCACACCTTCGCCAACCTGCGCGACCGGCCGGACTGCGTGCTGAACTACCCGAGTGCCGAACTGTGGCCCGCCGTCGAACGCTTGGCCGGGCTGACCGGCGCTCCCGTCGTGCCGGAGCACAAGGCCGGTCAGTTCCGGACCGAACGGGACAAATTCGGCGCTAACCGTCTCACGCCGCTCCCGGCCGACCTCGTCGCGGTGGACCGGGTCGCGGAATGCCCGCTCCAGGTCGAATGCCGGGTGACTGCCGCGCGCCATCCCGGGGATCCCGCAGTCGGGATTGTCGAGCCGAGCTTGGCCGGACGTTCCGCGCCACGACGGCTTGCGTAG
- a CDS encoding AMP-binding protein produces MSTPRTIPALLDEAARRHGDAPAVVDGTTQLSWTGLRERVRTVSRALAAVGVRAGDRVAVWSPNRVEFILTFLGAQCLGAALVPINTRYRGEEARVVLERSGASVLVLCNGFLGNDYLGMLTEAAARPGSGGSGVVPGLPRLHTVIDLGPDGVALPWNEFLAGAESVSAVDESSVTPSTVADILYTSGTTGVPKGVMSTHAQTIGVADVWAKGASLTPADNYAIVNPFFHSFGYKAGVVAAITAGTTIYPVLTFDPVALMELVQRVGISVLPGAPTIFTTLINHPRRGEFDLSSLRFAIAGAASVPENLFSDMLEILGFEQVAQAYGLTECVVATQSRPNEDPRHVAHTTGPAVPGLEIRAVDSEGKDVPVDADGEILIRGEFVMLGYFDDPAATAAAIDADGWLHTGDVGQLDEHGCVKITGRLKDMFTVGGFNVYPAEVENVLSTHPDVVEAAVIGVDDDRMGSVGRAYVTLWAGVELDSAALREYCRERLANFKVPREFVAIEELPRNASGKIVKRELS; encoded by the coding sequence GTGTCGACGCCTCGCACGATTCCCGCTCTGCTCGACGAAGCCGCCCGCCGCCACGGCGACGCACCCGCTGTGGTCGACGGTACGACACAGCTGTCCTGGACCGGATTGCGGGAGCGGGTACGCACCGTTTCCCGCGCGCTGGCCGCGGTCGGCGTCCGTGCCGGCGACCGGGTCGCGGTGTGGTCGCCGAACCGGGTGGAGTTCATCCTGACGTTCCTGGGCGCGCAGTGCCTCGGCGCGGCGCTGGTGCCGATCAACACCCGGTACCGCGGCGAGGAAGCCCGGGTGGTGCTGGAGCGGTCCGGTGCTTCGGTGCTGGTGCTGTGCAACGGGTTTCTCGGCAATGACTATCTGGGGATGCTGACTGAGGCCGCTGCCCGGCCTGGTTCCGGTGGTTCCGGTGTTGTGCCTGGACTTCCGCGGCTGCACACCGTGATCGACCTCGGTCCGGACGGCGTTGCGTTGCCGTGGAACGAATTCCTCGCCGGGGCGGAATCGGTTTCGGCCGTCGATGAATCGTCGGTGACGCCTTCTACCGTGGCGGACATTCTCTACACCTCGGGTACTACAGGCGTGCCCAAGGGCGTGATGAGCACGCACGCGCAGACGATCGGCGTCGCGGACGTGTGGGCGAAGGGCGCGTCGCTCACTCCCGCGGACAACTACGCGATCGTGAACCCGTTCTTTCACTCCTTCGGCTACAAGGCCGGGGTGGTCGCGGCGATCACCGCTGGCACGACCATCTACCCGGTCCTGACCTTCGACCCGGTCGCGTTGATGGAGCTGGTCCAGCGAGTTGGCATCTCAGTGCTGCCCGGTGCACCTACTATCTTCACCACGCTGATCAACCACCCTCGGCGCGGCGAATTCGACCTGTCGTCGCTGCGCTTCGCGATCGCCGGCGCGGCTTCGGTGCCGGAGAACCTGTTCTCGGACATGCTGGAAATCCTCGGCTTCGAGCAGGTCGCGCAGGCGTACGGGCTCACCGAATGCGTCGTGGCGACCCAATCGCGGCCGAACGAGGATCCGCGGCACGTCGCGCACACCACCGGCCCCGCGGTGCCCGGCCTGGAGATCCGCGCGGTCGACAGCGAGGGCAAGGACGTGCCGGTCGACGCCGACGGCGAGATCCTCATCCGGGGCGAGTTCGTGATGCTCGGCTACTTCGACGACCCGGCCGCGACCGCGGCGGCGATCGACGCCGACGGCTGGCTGCACACCGGCGACGTCGGACAGCTGGACGAGCACGGCTGCGTGAAGATCACCGGGCGGCTGAAGGACATGTTCACCGTCGGCGGGTTCAACGTGTACCCGGCCGAGGTGGAGAACGTGCTGAGCACGCACCCGGACGTCGTCGAGGCCGCGGTGATCGGCGTGGACGACGACCGGATGGGCTCGGTGGGCCGCGCTTACGTGACGCTGTGGGCGGGCGTCGAGCTGGATTCGGCGGCGCTGCGGGAGTACTGCCGGGAGCGGCTGGCGAACTTCAAGGTGCCGCGCGAGTTCGTGGCGATCGAGGAACTGCCGCGGAACGCCAGCGGGAAGATCGTGAAGCGGGAACTGTCCTGA
- a CDS encoding TetR/AcrR family transcriptional regulator, with protein sequence MTPRTGRAPAKNGGTRRGELLGIAAQLFATRGYSQTTVRDIADEAGILSGSLYHHFASKEDMLREILKEFMDDLLAAFTEIAGKDGTPREQFDALVYTAFATIHERPFAVALYQNESAVVGSLADFEFVGKTSLKIEKLWLSVLQAGRETGEFRDDLEVSLVYRFIRDTVWSSVRWYNPRGKLRHDVVAEQYLAMLYGGLLAG encoded by the coding sequence ATGACTCCGCGAACCGGCCGGGCTCCGGCGAAAAACGGCGGCACCCGGCGCGGAGAGCTGCTGGGCATCGCCGCGCAGCTGTTCGCGACCCGGGGCTACTCCCAGACCACCGTCCGCGACATCGCCGACGAGGCGGGCATCCTTTCCGGGAGCCTGTACCACCATTTCGCGTCCAAAGAGGACATGCTCCGCGAGATCCTCAAGGAGTTCATGGACGACCTGCTGGCCGCGTTCACCGAGATCGCCGGGAAGGACGGCACGCCGCGCGAGCAGTTCGACGCGCTGGTGTACACCGCCTTCGCCACCATTCACGAGCGGCCGTTCGCGGTGGCGCTCTACCAGAACGAATCGGCCGTCGTCGGCAGTCTCGCGGATTTCGAATTCGTCGGGAAGACGTCGCTGAAGATCGAAAAACTGTGGCTCAGCGTGCTCCAGGCGGGCCGCGAAACCGGCGAATTCCGCGACGACCTCGAGGTGAGCCTGGTGTACCGGTTCATCCGGGACACCGTCTGGTCGTCGGTCCGCTGGTACAACCCGCGCGGAAAGCTCCGCCACGACGTCGTGGCGGAGCAGTACCTCGCGATGCTGTACGGCGGCTTGCTCGCCGGCTGA
- a CDS encoding CoA-transferase subunit beta, with translation MSAPATRAEVCIAACSDAWRGSGEVLAHAVGTVPAISARLARLTHSPELVLSDGECHFMADPPPLGKTAAAGGTVEAWAPFGRIFDILNTGRRHSMMGASQIDRFGNQNISLIGDWRKPKRQLIGMRGAPGNTVNHRTDYWVSRHSSRVFVDRVDIVSGVGNDRARAHTSTALRFHDLGVVVTDLAVLDYDEDGRLKVRSLHPGVTEDEVRENTGFELDFSGAGVSREPDEHELDLIRTVLDPLGARDREVKVSRP, from the coding sequence ATGAGTGCCCCCGCGACCCGCGCCGAGGTCTGCATCGCCGCGTGCTCCGACGCGTGGCGCGGCTCTGGCGAGGTGCTGGCCCACGCGGTCGGCACGGTCCCGGCGATCAGCGCGCGGCTGGCGCGGCTCACCCACTCTCCAGAATTGGTGCTGTCCGACGGCGAATGCCACTTCATGGCCGACCCGCCGCCGCTGGGCAAAACCGCCGCGGCGGGCGGCACCGTCGAGGCCTGGGCTCCGTTCGGCCGGATCTTCGACATCCTCAACACCGGGCGGCGGCATTCGATGATGGGCGCGAGCCAGATCGACCGGTTCGGCAACCAGAACATCTCGTTGATCGGCGATTGGCGGAAGCCGAAACGCCAGCTCATCGGCATGCGCGGGGCACCGGGCAACACGGTCAACCACCGCACCGACTACTGGGTGAGCCGACACTCGAGCCGGGTGTTCGTGGACCGGGTCGACATCGTGTCCGGAGTCGGCAACGACCGGGCCCGCGCGCACACCTCGACAGCGCTGCGGTTCCACGACCTCGGCGTGGTGGTGACCGACCTGGCCGTGCTCGACTACGACGAGGACGGACGGCTGAAGGTGCGTTCGCTGCACCCAGGCGTCACCGAGGACGAAGTCCGTGAGAACACCGGCTTCGAGCTGGACTTCAGCGGGGCCGGGGTGTCCCGGGAGCCGGACGAGCACGAATTGGACCTGATCCGCACCGTGCTCGATCCGTTGGGCGCCCGGGACCGGGAGGTCAAGGTGTCCCGGCCCTGA
- a CDS encoding CoA transferase subunit A, which produces MGGKSMTLDGVTEYVRSGMTVGIGGWGSRRKPMAMVRELLRSDVEDLTLVTFGGPEVGLLCAAGKVRRVIYGFVSLDTIPLDPHFRAAREGGRVETTEYDEGMFVAALRAGANRLSFLPTRSGLESDVLLMNPELKTVASPYDDDVYIAVPAVRPDVSLLHLNRSDTLGNGQFLGPDPYFDDLFAMASEKTLLSVEKIVDTEDLTATERSTSLLISRMFVNGVIEAPNGAHFTSCDPDYGRDEAFQRHYAQSAQDEVAWKQFRETFLTGDEASYHEAVRAFHRATEKESA; this is translated from the coding sequence ATGGGCGGCAAGTCCATGACGCTGGACGGCGTCACCGAGTACGTCCGGTCCGGGATGACCGTCGGGATCGGCGGATGGGGGTCGCGGCGCAAGCCGATGGCGATGGTGCGCGAACTGCTGCGCAGCGACGTCGAAGACCTCACGCTGGTCACCTTCGGCGGGCCCGAGGTCGGGCTGCTGTGCGCGGCGGGCAAGGTGCGCCGGGTGATCTACGGGTTCGTCTCGCTCGACACGATCCCGCTCGACCCGCATTTCCGCGCCGCGCGCGAGGGCGGCCGGGTCGAGACGACGGAGTACGACGAGGGCATGTTCGTCGCCGCGCTGCGGGCGGGCGCGAACCGGCTGTCGTTCCTGCCGACGCGCTCCGGGCTCGAGAGCGACGTGCTGCTGATGAACCCGGAGCTGAAGACCGTCGCGTCGCCGTATGACGACGACGTCTACATCGCGGTGCCCGCCGTGCGCCCGGACGTCTCGCTGCTGCACCTCAACCGCAGCGACACCCTCGGCAACGGTCAGTTCCTCGGCCCGGACCCGTACTTCGACGACCTGTTCGCGATGGCGTCGGAGAAGACGCTGCTGAGCGTCGAGAAGATCGTGGACACCGAGGACCTCACCGCCACCGAGCGGTCGACGTCGCTGCTGATCAGCCGGATGTTCGTGAACGGCGTGATCGAGGCCCCGAACGGCGCGCACTTCACCTCGTGCGACCCGGATTACGGCCGCGACGAGGCGTTCCAGCGGCATTACGCGCAGTCCGCGCAGGACGAGGTCGCGTGGAAGCAGTTCCGCGAGACCTTCCTGACCGGCGACGAGGCCAGCTACCACGAAGCAGTGCGCGCCTTCCACCGCGCGACCGAGAAGGAGTCCGCATGA
- a CDS encoding VOC family protein: MIHHVGITVHDLAASTEFYRDLLGGSVEGPFERSGPRIDEVTGYPGVIVRQSFVSADDGDTVVELLQYENGSPTRIDPDHGQAGAAHVAITVDDLDATLERLRGRGVAAVSEPIVTSHPMAGCRAVYVLDPDRVRVELVQLPA, translated from the coding sequence ATGATCCACCACGTCGGAATCACCGTGCACGACCTCGCCGCGTCGACCGAGTTCTACCGCGATCTGCTCGGCGGCAGCGTCGAAGGCCCGTTCGAGCGCAGCGGTCCGCGGATCGACGAGGTCACCGGATATCCGGGCGTGATCGTGCGCCAAAGCTTCGTGTCGGCGGATGACGGCGACACGGTGGTCGAGCTGCTGCAGTACGAAAACGGGTCGCCGACGCGGATCGACCCGGACCACGGGCAAGCGGGCGCGGCGCACGTCGCGATCACCGTCGACGACCTGGACGCGACGCTGGAGCGGCTGCGCGGACGCGGGGTCGCGGCGGTGTCCGAGCCGATCGTCACCAGCCATCCGATGGCGGGCTGCCGCGCGGTGTACGTGCTCGATCCGGACCGGGTCCGCGTCGAACTGGTGCAACTGCCCGCCTGA
- a CDS encoding acyl-CoA dehydrogenase family protein, with protein MHFALTDEQRELAAAVRGLVQRRAAKTDLRAAIDSPTGYDTELWSALCEQIGVAALAIPEEYGGAGFSLFETHVVLEELGASLTPSPLLGSGVLAAQALLAADATELLPEIAAGEVVALAWADRAGRHRTDGSDVVASDGTLNGTATLVLDGAQASHLLAVAMADGRPALFQTSATAEATPAVDQTLRFAQVEFRDTPATLLAEDFTEALPRLHAIAAIACTALQVGGAQSCLDRTVSYLKEREQFGRPLGSFQALKHRVADMLVQVETARSISWAAGFAASNGEDLVQQAAYAKSWCSEAFTAVAAETVQLHGGIAITWEHDAQLYFKRAHALAHLFGDARGHRARLRSGA; from the coding sequence ATGCACTTCGCGCTGACCGACGAGCAGCGGGAACTCGCCGCCGCCGTCCGCGGGCTGGTCCAGCGACGGGCCGCGAAGACCGATCTGCGGGCGGCGATCGACTCGCCGACCGGATACGACACCGAACTGTGGTCCGCGTTGTGCGAGCAGATCGGCGTCGCGGCGCTGGCCATTCCCGAGGAGTACGGCGGGGCCGGGTTCAGCCTGTTCGAAACGCACGTCGTGCTTGAGGAGCTGGGCGCGAGCCTGACGCCGTCGCCGCTGCTGGGGTCGGGAGTGCTTGCCGCGCAAGCATTACTGGCTGCCGACGCAACAGAGTTGCTCCCCGAGATCGCGGCGGGCGAGGTCGTCGCGCTGGCTTGGGCGGACCGTGCCGGACGGCATCGAACCGACGGATCAGACGTGGTCGCTTCGGACGGAACCCTGAACGGCACCGCGACTTTGGTACTGGACGGCGCTCAGGCGTCGCACCTGCTGGCGGTCGCGATGGCGGACGGACGTCCAGCGCTGTTCCAAACCTCCGCGACGGCCGAGGCAACCCCAGCCGTCGACCAAACACTCAGGTTCGCCCAGGTCGAATTCCGCGACACCCCGGCGACGTTGCTCGCGGAGGACTTCACCGAAGCGCTCCCCCGGCTGCACGCCATCGCCGCGATCGCTTGCACCGCCTTGCAAGTCGGCGGCGCACAGTCCTGTTTGGACCGAACCGTCTCCTATCTCAAAGAACGAGAACAGTTCGGCCGCCCGCTCGGCTCGTTCCAAGCGCTGAAACACCGAGTCGCCGACATGCTGGTGCAAGTCGAAACCGCCCGCTCGATCTCGTGGGCAGCCGGGTTCGCGGCCAGCAACGGAGAGGATCTCGTCCAGCAGGCGGCGTACGCGAAATCCTGGTGCAGCGAAGCTTTCACCGCGGTAGCAGCAGAAACCGTCCAGCTGCACGGCGGAATCGCGATCACCTGGGAGCACGACGCGCAGCTGTACTTCAAACGAGCACACGCGCTGGCGCACCTCTTCGGCGACGCCCGCGGACACCGGGCGCGGCTCCGGAGCGGCGCATGA
- a CDS encoding acyl-CoA dehydrogenase family protein, which yields MKFRLSAEQRAFAEALDALLGAADVPGVNRSWAAKRPESGLKLWKQLAELGVTALGVPEEHGGVGGTPVDLIVAFERLGYHGVPGPVIESIAAAPALLTDGSLLSALAAGDAVVTFASAPDTPYALDADVATDVFVVGDALARAEIGRALQSVDPSRHLFEVTAGADAQPLVPEKRAEALDLASLACAAELLGCGERMLADTVAYLGQRRQFGRVIGEYQALKHAAADVRVALDFARPLLLGAAREPSARAISAAKVATSDAAQLAARTGLQLHGAIGYTLECDLSLWLLRVRALVGCWGTPSVHRARVLESLMRGR from the coding sequence ATGAAGTTCCGGCTGTCCGCCGAACAGCGCGCGTTCGCCGAAGCGCTGGACGCCCTGCTGGGCGCGGCCGACGTCCCCGGCGTCAACCGGTCCTGGGCGGCCAAGCGGCCGGAATCCGGGCTGAAGTTGTGGAAGCAGCTGGCAGAACTGGGCGTCACCGCGCTCGGCGTGCCCGAAGAACACGGCGGCGTCGGCGGGACCCCGGTCGATCTGATCGTGGCCTTCGAACGCCTCGGGTACCACGGGGTGCCGGGTCCGGTGATCGAGTCCATCGCCGCCGCACCCGCGCTGCTCACCGACGGTTCGTTACTGTCCGCTTTGGCCGCCGGGGATGCGGTGGTGACCTTCGCGAGCGCGCCGGACACTCCGTACGCGCTGGATGCGGATGTCGCGACGGACGTGTTCGTGGTCGGCGATGCGCTGGCACGGGCGGAAATCGGCCGCGCGCTGCAGTCGGTTGACCCCTCCCGGCATCTGTTCGAGGTCACCGCTGGTGCCGACGCTCAGCCACTGGTGCCGGAGAAGCGCGCAGAAGCGCTCGACCTCGCCAGCCTCGCCTGCGCGGCGGAACTGCTCGGCTGCGGCGAGCGAATGCTGGCCGACACCGTCGCCTATCTCGGCCAGCGACGCCAGTTCGGCCGCGTGATCGGCGAGTACCAAGCGCTCAAGCACGCAGCCGCAGACGTCCGCGTGGCACTCGACTTCGCCCGGCCCCTGCTGCTCGGCGCGGCCCGCGAGCCCAGTGCCCGGGCGATCTCGGCGGCGAAGGTCGCGACGTCGGACGCGGCCCAGCTCGCCGCGCGCACCGGACTGCAGCTGCACGGCGCGATCGGCTACACGCTCGAATGCGATCTGAGCCTGTGGCTGTTGCGCGTCCGGGCGCTCGTGGGCTGCTGGGGCACGCCGTCCGTGCACCGCGCGCGGGTGCTGGAGAGCCTGATGAGGGGCCGCTGA
- a CDS encoding acyl-CoA dehydrogenase family protein: MSPEFTAAEEEFRAEARGWLKENSPGPLPSMDTEDGARAHREWEAKLAEGRWSVVTWPAEYGGRDATLTEWVLFEEEYYLSGAPTRIAQNGISLLAPIIFEHGTDDQRQRHLPLTANGTRIWAQAWSEPEAGSDLAGIRSTAVRDDERGGWVLNGQKIWSSRAPFADWGFGLFRSDPEAERHRGLTYFLFPLASDGVTVRPIAQLDGDSGFAEIFFDDVFVPDQDVLGGVGDGWRVAMSTAGNERGLSLRSPGRFLAAADRLLGLWAERGAEAPHLRDRVADAWIKAESYRLYTWDTVDHVQNGGDVGAAGSVNKLFWTGLDLGIQEAALDLLGPDQELLGRWMEDYLFALGGPIYAGTNEIQRNIVAERLLGLPRGDRRKAQA, encoded by the coding sequence ATGAGCCCGGAATTCACCGCCGCGGAAGAAGAGTTCCGGGCGGAGGCGCGCGGCTGGCTGAAGGAAAACAGCCCCGGTCCGCTGCCGTCGATGGACACCGAAGACGGCGCCCGCGCGCACCGCGAGTGGGAAGCGAAGCTGGCCGAGGGCCGGTGGTCCGTGGTCACTTGGCCGGCCGAATACGGCGGCCGCGACGCGACGCTGACCGAGTGGGTGCTGTTCGAGGAGGAGTACTACCTCAGCGGCGCGCCGACCCGGATCGCGCAGAACGGCATCTCGCTGCTGGCCCCGATCATCTTCGAGCACGGCACCGACGACCAGCGCCAGCGGCACCTTCCGTTGACCGCCAACGGCACCCGGATCTGGGCGCAGGCCTGGTCCGAGCCGGAGGCGGGCAGCGACCTCGCCGGGATCCGCAGCACCGCCGTCCGCGACGACGAACGCGGCGGATGGGTCCTCAACGGACAGAAGATCTGGAGCTCCCGCGCCCCGTTCGCCGACTGGGGTTTCGGCCTCTTCCGCTCCGACCCGGAAGCCGAACGGCACCGCGGCCTCACGTACTTCCTGTTCCCGCTCGCCTCCGACGGCGTCACCGTCCGGCCGATCGCGCAGCTCGACGGCGACAGCGGGTTCGCCGAGATCTTCTTCGACGACGTCTTCGTGCCTGATCAGGACGTCCTCGGCGGCGTCGGCGACGGCTGGCGCGTCGCGATGAGCACGGCGGGCAACGAACGCGGCCTGTCGCTGCGTTCGCCGGGCCGATTCCTCGCGGCGGCAGACCGGCTGCTGGGCCTCTGGGCCGAGCGCGGCGCCGAAGCCCCGCACCTGCGCGACCGGGTGGCCGACGCCTGGATCAAGGCCGAGTCCTACCGGCTCTACACCTGGGACACCGTCGACCACGTGCAGAACGGCGGCGACGTCGGCGCGGCGGGCAGCGTCAACAAGCTCTTCTGGACCGGGCTCGACCTCGGCATCCAGGAAGCGGCGCTCGACCTGCTCGGCCCGGACCAGGAACTGCTCGGGCGCTGGATGGAGGACTACCTGTTCGCCCTCGGCGGCCCGATCTACGCCGGCACCAACGAAATCCAGCGCAACATCGTCGCGGAACGGCTGCTCGGCCTCCCCCGCGGCGACCGCAGGAAGGCACAAGCATGA
- a CDS encoding enoyl-CoA hydratase, whose translation MSGTEESTDEQVVTYEVRGPVAVVTLNRPQYRNAQNSKMTYALDAAFTKAVDDPDVKAIVLAGNGKHFCAGHDIGTPGRDIDQSFERKAVIWWDHTDRAGVDSRFARESEVYLGMCRRWREIPKPVIAMVQGACIAGGLMLAWSCDFIVASDDAFFSDPVVRMGIPGVEYFAHPWVMNPRAAKEFLYTGDRFGADRAQALGMVNHVVPRAELEEATFAIAERIAQMPQLGLALTKKAVNQAEDLMGMRSGMDSVFGLHHAAHAHNAELDTDSLAGLDARSMAKANKKAAGES comes from the coding sequence TTGAGCGGAACCGAAGAAAGCACCGACGAGCAGGTCGTGACGTACGAGGTGCGCGGTCCGGTCGCGGTCGTCACGCTGAACCGGCCGCAGTACCGCAACGCCCAGAACTCGAAGATGACCTACGCGCTGGACGCCGCGTTCACGAAGGCGGTGGACGACCCGGACGTCAAGGCGATCGTGCTGGCGGGCAACGGCAAGCACTTCTGCGCCGGGCACGACATCGGCACCCCCGGCCGCGACATCGACCAGAGTTTCGAGCGCAAAGCGGTCATCTGGTGGGACCACACCGACCGCGCGGGCGTCGATTCGCGCTTCGCCCGCGAGTCGGAGGTCTACCTCGGCATGTGCCGGCGCTGGCGGGAGATCCCGAAGCCGGTGATCGCGATGGTGCAGGGCGCGTGCATCGCGGGCGGGCTGATGCTCGCGTGGTCGTGCGACTTCATCGTGGCCTCCGATGACGCATTCTTCTCCGACCCGGTCGTGCGGATGGGCATCCCGGGCGTCGAGTACTTCGCGCATCCGTGGGTGATGAATCCGCGCGCGGCGAAGGAGTTCCTCTACACCGGCGACCGGTTCGGCGCGGACCGCGCGCAGGCGCTCGGCATGGTCAACCACGTCGTGCCGCGCGCCGAGCTCGAAGAGGCGACGTTCGCGATCGCCGAGCGGATCGCGCAGATGCCGCAACTGGGCCTGGCGCTCACGAAGAAGGCCGTCAACCAGGCGGAAGACCTGATGGGCATGCGGTCCGGAATGGACTCGGTGTTCGGCCTGCACCATGCCGCGCACGCGCACAACGCCGAGCTGGACACCGATTCGCTCGCCGGGCTCGACGCGCGGTCGATGGCGAAGGCCAACAAGAAGGCCGCGGGAGAGTCATGA